One genomic region from Pseudomonas sp. R5-89-07 encodes:
- a CDS encoding CesT family type III secretion system chaperone, which produces MAGDEVLMAALSQRYRGAFSLQEGVCVLGNAQHQETVVIEMPVGDGSVLLHCRMERACTGPQAWRQILEMNFPRAAHTGCWLALDELGELRLCSLMPKRVLNELIFCDWVSGFMKSALDMRDLLAATAGSHRAHGRSTSTQ; this is translated from the coding sequence ATGGCCGGGGATGAAGTGTTGATGGCGGCTTTGAGCCAACGATATAGAGGGGCGTTTTCCTTGCAAGAAGGTGTTTGCGTATTAGGCAATGCTCAACACCAAGAAACGGTTGTCATAGAAATGCCTGTCGGCGATGGCAGTGTGCTATTGCATTGCAGGATGGAGCGAGCGTGCACTGGGCCGCAGGCTTGGCGGCAGATTCTGGAGATGAATTTTCCACGGGCCGCGCACACTGGTTGCTGGTTGGCCTTGGATGAACTGGGTGAGTTGAGGCTGTGTAGCCTGATGCCGAAGAGGGTTTTAAACGAATTGATTTTTTGTGACTGGGTCTCGGGTTTCATGAAATCCGCGCTCGACATGCGCGATCTGCTCGCTGCAACCGCAGGATCCCATCGTGCTCATGGACGTTCAACGTCTACGCAATGA
- a CDS encoding energy transducer TonB translates to MGNVQTAARAPEAQGRQAPSGELVDLGRPHRAPLGQLRLQQTPKRFSSRREGVLLGLLVLALHGAVIYWVSQKPTPVLPVVPPEIPPMTIEFSRPAPPVVEPPPPVPPPPPVVEPPPPVVDELAAKPAPPKPIPKPKPKPVPKPEPKPVPKAIEQPPAPPVPAPPAPVAPPAPAPVTPASANAAYLKNPAPEYPSLAQRRGWEGTVLLRVHVLASGKPGEIQIQKSSGRQQLDDAALAAVKRWSFVPAKQGEVAQDGWVSVPIDFKIH, encoded by the coding sequence ATGGGCAATGTCCAGACCGCTGCTCGTGCACCCGAGGCGCAAGGGCGCCAGGCACCGAGCGGTGAGTTGGTCGACCTTGGCCGGCCACATCGGGCGCCGTTGGGGCAATTGCGCCTGCAGCAGACCCCCAAGCGCTTTTCCAGCCGGCGCGAGGGCGTGCTGTTGGGCTTGCTGGTGTTGGCCTTGCACGGCGCGGTGATCTATTGGGTGAGCCAGAAGCCCACCCCGGTGCTGCCAGTGGTGCCACCGGAAATTCCGCCGATGACCATCGAATTTTCGCGGCCCGCGCCGCCCGTGGTCGAGCCACCACCGCCCGTGCCGCCACCACCTCCGGTGGTCGAGCCGCCGCCGCCGGTGGTGGACGAACTGGCCGCCAAGCCGGCACCACCAAAACCAATTCCCAAGCCCAAACCCAAGCCTGTGCCCAAACCTGAGCCCAAGCCCGTACCCAAGGCGATTGAACAGCCGCCCGCGCCGCCTGTGCCCGCGCCCCCGGCACCGGTTGCACCACCGGCGCCGGCCCCGGTAACGCCCGCTTCGGCGAACGCCGCGTACCTGAAGAACCCGGCGCCGGAATACCCGTCACTGGCCCAGCGTCGCGGTTGGGAAGGCACCGTGTTGTTGCGGGTGCACGTACTGGCCAGCGGCAAGCCGGGAGAGATCCAGATCCAGAAAAGCAGCGGTCGCCAGCAACTCGACGACGCCGCACTGGCCGCCGTGAAGCGCTGGAGCTTCGTACCGGCCAAGCAGGGTGAAGTGGCACAGGACGGCTGGGTCAGCGTACCGATCGATTTCAAGATTCATTAA
- a CDS encoding MotA/TolQ/ExbB proton channel family protein produces MMALASPLESIESAVIWLLVAFSVATWGLALLKGVQFGRLKAQDRRFHKQFWAASSLDAAAELAETQPGAAARVAHAGYAAIQVGDTQHAADLSQAINHQDRLERALRQQIVRERRSLETGLAVVASIGSTSPFIGLFGTVWGIMEALKGISAAGSASLETVAGPIGAALVATGVGIAVAVPAVLVYNYFLRRLKLTAADLDDFAHDFYSLAQKNAFRVLLHPALNKAGAGSPQKVKEAS; encoded by the coding sequence ATCATGGCTTTGGCATCTCCACTTGAATCCATCGAAAGCGCGGTGATCTGGCTGCTGGTGGCCTTTTCGGTCGCCACCTGGGGCTTGGCGTTGTTGAAGGGCGTGCAGTTCGGGCGCCTCAAGGCCCAGGATCGCAGGTTTCATAAACAGTTCTGGGCCGCCTCGAGCCTCGACGCTGCCGCCGAATTGGCCGAAACCCAACCAGGCGCAGCTGCCCGAGTGGCCCACGCCGGCTATGCCGCGATCCAGGTCGGCGACACCCAGCACGCGGCTGACCTGAGCCAGGCCATCAATCATCAGGACCGCCTCGAGCGTGCCCTGCGCCAGCAGATCGTGCGTGAGCGCCGTTCTCTGGAGACCGGGCTTGCCGTAGTCGCCAGTATCGGCAGCACTTCGCCGTTTATCGGCTTGTTCGGCACCGTGTGGGGCATCATGGAAGCGCTCAAGGGCATCAGCGCCGCCGGTTCGGCCAGCCTGGAAACGGTGGCGGGGCCCATCGGCGCGGCACTGGTCGCGACGGGTGTCGGGATCGCCGTCGCGGTGCCGGCGGTGCTGGTCTACAACTATTTCCTGCGCCGTCTGAAGCTGACGGCTGCCGATCTGGATGACTTTGCCCACGACTTCTACAGCCTGGCGCAAAAGAACGCCTTCCGTGTGCTGCTGCACCCGGCGCTGAACAAAGCCGGCGCTGGCAGCCCGCAAAAAGTGAAGGAGGCGTCCTGA
- a CDS encoding biopolymer transporter ExbD produces MAFSTQDSDEVLSEINVTPLVDVMLVLLVVFIVTAPLLTNAIPINLPKTEAVAPVEQKDPLVVSIDGAGKLFINKDEIQPDLLEFNLQAAKAKDPDVRVQLQADDGVNYGEVARAMASIERAGITKLSVITAR; encoded by the coding sequence ATGGCCTTTTCCACCCAAGACAGTGATGAGGTGCTGAGCGAGATCAACGTCACGCCGCTGGTGGACGTGATGCTGGTGCTGCTGGTGGTGTTTATCGTCACCGCGCCGCTGCTCACCAACGCCATTCCCATCAACTTGCCCAAGACCGAGGCCGTCGCCCCGGTCGAGCAGAAAGACCCGTTGGTGGTGAGCATCGACGGTGCCGGCAAGCTGTTTATCAACAAGGACGAGATCCAGCCGGACCTGCTGGAATTCAACCTGCAGGCGGCCAAGGCCAAGGACCCCGATGTGCGGGTGCAACTGCAGGCGGACGATGGAGTGAACTACGGCGAAGTGGCGCGAGCCATGGCGTCTATCGAGCGTGCGGGGATTACCAAGCTGTCGGTGATAACCGCGCGCTGA
- a CDS encoding alpha/beta hydrolase: protein MHSESIRYLIVPGWQGSPENHWQSHWQNSLPNSARVEQDDWLTPRREDWVAALAEAIAADSTPVILIAHSLGCITVAHWAATAPVHFLRQVRGALLVAPADVERPACAPALRNFAPIPRDLLPFPSQVVSSDNDSAVSAPRALELARQWGAEAGFLSGAGHINVKSGHQRWEQGFAYLYRLQNRLEHHARRTA from the coding sequence ATGCACAGCGAGTCGATTCGTTACCTGATCGTGCCGGGCTGGCAAGGATCGCCAGAAAATCATTGGCAAAGTCACTGGCAGAACAGCCTGCCCAACAGCGCGCGCGTTGAGCAGGATGACTGGCTCACCCCGCGCCGCGAAGACTGGGTGGCCGCACTGGCCGAGGCCATCGCCGCCGACAGCACGCCGGTGATCCTGATCGCCCATAGCTTGGGTTGCATCACCGTGGCGCATTGGGCGGCCACCGCGCCTGTGCATTTCCTGCGTCAGGTGCGCGGTGCCTTGCTGGTGGCCCCGGCGGACGTGGAACGCCCGGCATGCGCGCCCGCCCTGCGCAACTTCGCGCCGATTCCTCGCGACCTGCTGCCGTTTCCCAGCCAGGTGGTCAGTTCTGACAACGACAGCGCCGTCAGCGCGCCGCGTGCGTTGGAGCTGGCGCGCCAGTGGGGCGCCGAAGCCGGATTTTTGTCGGGCGCCGGGCATATCAATGTGAAGTCCGGCCACCAGCGTTGGGAACAGGGTTTCGCCTACCTCTACCGCCTGCAAAATCGCCTCGAGCATCACGCTCGGCGCACTGCATAA
- a CDS encoding sigma 54-interacting transcriptional regulator, translating into MSLHETYGQPLLTFPDAEKSPLSIRAKALVFVDPRSRQLREDLENLAPRALPVLIRGETGSGKELLARHIHRGSDRTGLFVSVNCGAISPTYADAELFGYAAGSHSGAASSRAGWFGSANGGTLYLDEIGDLPLPIQVKLLAALENHEVTRVGAQQPSPVDVRLVAATSIDLAQAVAAGKFHERLFHYLSEGQLDLPALRERVGDILSLAEYFLGIYSQRLDLPVPLISDAAQRVLEHHSWPGNTRELENVIHFALLVSSGDEILPEHLNLPVAGSPLEQVRRIFASASPAEQETLRKFLYEQNGIST; encoded by the coding sequence ATGAGTCTGCATGAAACCTACGGCCAGCCTTTGCTGACCTTTCCCGATGCCGAAAAAAGCCCGCTGAGCATCCGCGCCAAGGCGTTGGTGTTCGTCGACCCGCGTTCGCGGCAGCTGCGCGAAGACCTGGAAAACCTCGCACCGCGCGCATTGCCCGTGTTGATTCGTGGCGAGACGGGCAGCGGCAAGGAGCTGCTGGCGCGGCATATCCACCGTGGTAGTGATCGCACGGGCCTGTTTGTGTCAGTCAACTGCGGCGCGATCAGCCCGACCTACGCCGATGCCGAATTGTTCGGCTATGCCGCCGGCAGCCATAGCGGCGCGGCGAGCAGCCGGGCCGGGTGGTTCGGCTCGGCCAATGGCGGCACCCTGTACCTGGACGAAATCGGCGATCTGCCGTTGCCGATCCAGGTCAAATTGCTCGCCGCCCTGGAAAATCACGAAGTCACCCGCGTCGGCGCCCAGCAGCCAAGCCCGGTGGACGTGCGCCTGGTGGCGGCCACCAGCATCGACCTGGCCCAGGCTGTGGCGGCGGGCAAGTTCCACGAGCGCCTGTTTCATTATTTGAGTGAAGGTCAATTGGACCTGCCGGCACTGCGCGAGCGGGTCGGCGATATCCTGTCCCTGGCCGAATACTTCCTTGGCATCTACAGCCAGCGCCTGGACCTGCCGGTGCCGCTGATCAGCGACGCTGCGCAGCGGGTGCTGGAGCACCATAGCTGGCCGGGCAATACCCGCGAGCTGGAAAACGTCATTCACTTTGCGTTGCTGGTGAGCAGCGGCGACGAAATTCTGCCCGAGCACCTGAACCTGCCGGTTGCCGGCTCGCCGTTGGAGCAGGTGCGGCGGATTTTCGCGAGCGCCAGTCCCGCCGAGCAGGAGACGCTGCGTAAATTCCTGTATGAGCAAAATGGAATATCAACGTGA
- a CDS encoding MetQ/NlpA family ABC transporter substrate-binding protein, with amino-acid sequence MKKVLLFTALAAALTASFAQANEKLVVAATPIPHAEILELVKPTLAKEGVDLEIKVFTDYVQPNVQVAEKRLDANYFQTLPYLENFNKGKGTNLVTVVGVHVEPFGGYSKKIKNISELKDGATVAIPNEGSNSGRALLLLQKAGVITLKDPTNALATPKDIASNPKHLKFKELESALLPRVLDQVDLDLINTNYALEAGLNPAKDALIIEDAKSPYVNFLVARPDNKDSDAIQKLSKALTSPEVKAFIEKKYNGAVVPAF; translated from the coding sequence ATGAAAAAGGTTCTGTTGTTTACCGCACTGGCGGCTGCCCTGACTGCCAGCTTCGCCCAGGCCAACGAGAAACTGGTGGTGGCCGCCACCCCGATCCCGCACGCCGAAATCCTTGAGCTGGTCAAGCCAACCCTGGCCAAGGAAGGCGTGGACCTGGAAATCAAAGTCTTCACCGACTATGTACAACCAAACGTGCAGGTCGCCGAGAAGCGCCTGGACGCCAACTACTTCCAGACCCTGCCGTACCTGGAAAACTTCAACAAGGGCAAAGGCACTAACCTGGTCACGGTTGTCGGTGTGCACGTAGAACCCTTCGGTGGCTACTCGAAAAAGATCAAAAATATCTCCGAGCTCAAGGATGGCGCCACCGTGGCTATCCCGAACGAAGGCTCCAACAGCGGCCGTGCCCTGCTGCTGCTGCAGAAAGCCGGTGTGATCACCCTGAAAGACCCGACCAATGCCCTGGCCACGCCAAAAGACATCGCCAGCAACCCCAAGCACCTGAAATTCAAGGAGCTGGAATCGGCCCTGCTGCCGCGCGTGCTGGACCAGGTTGACCTGGATCTGATCAACACCAACTACGCGCTGGAAGCGGGCCTGAACCCGGCCAAGGATGCGTTGATCATCGAGGACGCCAAGTCGCCTTACGTGAACTTCCTGGTTGCTCGCCCGGACAACAAGGACAGCGACGCTATTCAGAAACTGTCCAAAGCGTTGACCAGTCCGGAAGTCAAAGCCTTTATCGAGAAAAAGTACAACGGCGCGGTCGTGCCAGCGTTCTGA
- a CDS encoding TcdA/TcdB catalytic glycosyltransferase domain-containing protein, which translates to MEAPASFVSFLEPIVMTQHVSSHQPLTTSPSLSPVAAQPQSPKSFESTYPLSEFKPVPNNIHMVWVGSEPSAKQDEYLRQWATKNPNHEVMLWVDSTQFDAYAMNKSAQAKAEAIYPGYQSERPIRGLFSQLKVTTEHPRQHKAAEQSQVISELNKELSASGNTQLKALLLPKGGNVTPANARQVLDGFERYVQRNDDKFYQAEAVILDQTTKSWDRYASNPPRDISTLRSLKERYADQKNVQIRDLSNPSDIRLQNQDVYQHEIIGRNGGYAAASDVARYEIVNRYAGTYTDIDLESVQPLDGALHAHPDLMLVGMAEGKNDAKGSATPYFANALFSSHAQSAMLSSLIEDIGEKYRSMKGNEYSGDRYFSRPNKSTIETTGPNALRGHVDKVIQQAKGRPDLVRNDAHSLADRIWDKAKPQNEEYWKLVDSHFKFPDNYVNFETEEQQNSATKAMAGGGQADKLKRG; encoded by the coding sequence ATGGAGGCACCGGCAAGTTTTGTCAGCTTTTTGGAGCCAATAGTTATGACTCAGCATGTCTCTTCGCATCAACCGCTCACCACCTCCCCAAGCCTGAGCCCGGTAGCGGCCCAGCCCCAGAGCCCTAAGAGCTTTGAATCCACCTATCCCCTAAGCGAATTCAAGCCCGTCCCGAACAATATCCATATGGTATGGGTGGGCTCGGAACCAAGCGCCAAGCAGGATGAATACTTGCGTCAGTGGGCAACCAAGAATCCCAACCATGAAGTCATGCTTTGGGTGGATTCCACTCAGTTTGATGCTTACGCCATGAATAAGTCCGCGCAGGCAAAAGCAGAAGCTATTTATCCAGGCTATCAATCAGAACGCCCCATTCGCGGTTTATTCAGCCAGCTCAAAGTGACGACGGAACATCCCAGGCAACATAAAGCGGCAGAACAGTCACAGGTCATCAGCGAGTTGAACAAAGAACTGTCTGCTTCGGGTAACACACAGTTGAAAGCGCTACTTCTGCCCAAGGGTGGAAACGTGACGCCTGCTAACGCTCGGCAGGTACTCGACGGATTTGAGCGTTACGTGCAGCGCAACGACGACAAGTTCTATCAAGCAGAAGCCGTGATTTTGGACCAGACGACAAAATCATGGGACCGTTACGCGAGTAACCCTCCCCGTGACATAAGTACGCTGAGGAGTTTGAAAGAGCGATATGCCGATCAAAAAAACGTGCAGATTCGTGACCTGAGCAATCCCTCGGATATCCGGTTACAGAACCAAGACGTCTATCAACACGAGATTATCGGACGTAATGGCGGCTATGCCGCAGCCTCGGACGTGGCGCGTTATGAAATTGTCAATCGATACGCGGGCACCTATACCGATATTGATCTGGAGAGCGTGCAACCACTCGATGGTGCGTTGCATGCCCATCCCGACTTGATGCTGGTCGGGATGGCTGAAGGCAAGAATGACGCAAAGGGCAGCGCCACGCCCTATTTCGCCAACGCCTTGTTTTCCAGCCATGCCCAGAGTGCAATGCTGTCTAGCCTGATTGAGGACATCGGAGAAAAGTATCGTTCCATGAAGGGCAATGAGTACAGCGGTGACCGTTACTTCAGTCGTCCGAACAAGAGCACGATTGAAACCACCGGCCCCAATGCATTACGCGGGCACGTCGACAAAGTGATACAGCAAGCGAAGGGGCGGCCGGATCTGGTGCGCAACGACGCCCACTCTCTGGCTGATCGGATATGGGACAAAGCAAAGCCGCAAAACGAAGAGTACTGGAAGCTCGTGGACTCCCATTTCAAATTCCCCGACAACTACGTCAATTTTGAGACCGAAGAGCAACAAAACAGCGCTACCAAGGCAATGGCTGGTGGCGGCCAGGCCGACAAGCTGAAGAGGGGCTAA
- a CDS encoding amino acid ABC transporter permease yields the protein MTFDFAFILSTLPAFFKAVGVTLQVGLIAIATSLLVALINAALLVFRTPYLSRLVALYVELARNTPLLIQLFFVYFALPALGLNISGFWAAIITMTFLGGAYLTEVLRAGVEAVPLAQIESGKSIGLSDWQLLRHVILPQAGILSLPALFANFIFLLKETTVVSAVAVPEILYTTKSYIALYYKTYEMLAVLTLICVLLFLPLSLLLSRVERRLQHGQFGS from the coding sequence ATGACCTTCGATTTCGCATTTATCCTTAGCACCCTGCCGGCGTTTTTCAAAGCGGTCGGGGTGACGCTGCAAGTGGGCCTGATCGCCATTGCTACCTCCTTGCTGGTGGCGCTGATCAACGCGGCCCTGCTGGTGTTTCGCACGCCCTACCTGTCGCGTCTGGTGGCGCTGTATGTGGAGCTGGCGCGCAACACGCCGCTTTTGATCCAACTGTTTTTCGTGTATTTCGCGCTGCCGGCCCTGGGCTTGAATATTTCCGGGTTCTGGGCGGCGATTATCACCATGACCTTTCTCGGCGGCGCCTACCTCACCGAAGTGCTGCGCGCGGGCGTGGAGGCGGTGCCGCTGGCGCAGATCGAGTCGGGCAAATCCATCGGCCTGTCCGACTGGCAACTGCTGCGCCACGTGATCCTGCCCCAGGCCGGCATCCTCAGCCTGCCGGCGCTGTTCGCCAATTTCATCTTTCTGCTCAAGGAGACCACAGTGGTCTCCGCGGTGGCGGTGCCGGAGATTCTCTACACCACCAAGAGCTACATCGCGCTCTACTACAAGACCTACGAAATGCTCGCCGTATTGACGCTGATTTGCGTGCTGCTGTTCCTGCCGTTGTCGCTGTTGCTCAGCCGCGTGGAAAGGAGGCTCCAGCATGGCCAGTTCGGGTCTTGA
- a CDS encoding amino acid ABC transporter permease, translating to MASSGLELLWVSLPQLGKGAAQTLSISFLSIAFSTVGGVLYGVLRTLNNRLVNVLLRVYLELFRAIPVLVWLYLLFFGLPIFFGLSLPSFWCAVLVLSLWGASEVGEVVRGALHSLPRGQREAGLSIGLSAPQLYGYVLLPQALKRMTPPTINVYTRLIKTSSLAVLIGVVDVIKVGQQIIERTYESVLIYGALFLFFFFICYPLSAASKVLERRWAQV from the coding sequence ATGGCCAGTTCGGGTCTTGAGCTGTTGTGGGTGTCGTTGCCGCAACTGGGCAAGGGCGCTGCGCAAACCCTGTCGATCTCCTTCTTGAGCATCGCCTTCAGCACCGTCGGCGGCGTGTTGTATGGCGTATTGCGCACCTTGAACAACCGGCTGGTCAACGTGTTACTGCGGGTCTATCTGGAGCTGTTTCGCGCGATCCCGGTGTTGGTCTGGCTGTACCTGTTGTTTTTCGGCCTGCCGATTTTCTTCGGCCTGAGCCTTCCCAGTTTCTGGTGTGCGGTGCTGGTGTTGTCGTTGTGGGGAGCCAGTGAAGTCGGCGAAGTGGTGCGTGGCGCGCTGCATTCGCTGCCGCGTGGCCAGCGCGAAGCCGGCTTGTCGATCGGGCTGTCCGCTCCGCAGTTGTATGGCTATGTGCTGTTGCCACAAGCGCTCAAGCGCATGACGCCGCCGACCATCAATGTGTACACGCGCCTGATCAAGACCAGCTCGCTGGCCGTGCTGATCGGCGTGGTGGATGTGATCAAGGTCGGCCAGCAAATCATCGAGCGCACCTATGAGTCCGTATTGATCTACGGCGCGCTGTTCCTGTTTTTCTTCTTTATCTGCTACCCGTTGTCGGCCGCCTCCAAGGTGCTGGAACGGCGCTGGGCCCAAGTATGA
- a CDS encoding amino acid ABC transporter ATP-binding protein — translation MSALIEFQGFNKFFGEHQVLKGIDLSVQSGEVVVILGPSGCGKSTLLRCLNGLEVAQSGHLRFAGKELLDKHTDWRQVRQDIGMVFQSYHLFPHMSVLDNILLGPLKVQKRDPREAREQAQKLLERVGLADKRDAFPRQLSGGQQQRIAIVRSLCMNPQVMLFDEVTAALDPEMVKEVLEVIQDLARDGMTLLIVTHEMAFARAVADRVVFMEAGRILEHNTPEAFFTNPQTARAQQFLEKFSFVSTLPKKIKELELI, via the coding sequence ATGAGCGCATTGATCGAGTTTCAGGGTTTCAACAAATTCTTCGGCGAACACCAGGTGCTCAAGGGCATCGACCTGAGTGTGCAGAGCGGCGAAGTGGTGGTGATACTCGGCCCCAGCGGTTGCGGCAAAAGTACTTTGCTGCGCTGCCTCAATGGTTTGGAAGTGGCTCAGAGCGGGCACTTGCGCTTCGCCGGCAAAGAGCTGCTGGACAAGCACACCGACTGGCGCCAGGTGCGCCAGGACATCGGCATGGTGTTCCAGAGCTACCACCTGTTCCCGCACATGAGCGTGCTCGACAACATTCTGCTCGGCCCGTTGAAAGTGCAGAAGCGAGACCCGCGTGAAGCCCGCGAGCAGGCGCAAAAACTGCTCGAACGCGTCGGCCTGGCCGACAAGCGCGACGCCTTTCCCCGCCAGCTTTCCGGCGGTCAGCAGCAGCGCATCGCCATCGTCCGCTCGTTGTGCATGAACCCGCAGGTCATGCTGTTCGATGAAGTCACCGCCGCCCTCGACCCGGAGATGGTCAAGGAAGTGCTGGAAGTCATCCAGGACCTGGCCCGCGATGGCATGACCCTGCTGATCGTCACCCACGAAATGGCCTTCGCCCGCGCCGTCGCCGACCGCGTGGTGTTTATGGAGGCCGGCCGCATCCTCGAACACAACACCCCCGAGGCATTCTTTACGAACCCGCAAACCGCACGCGCGCAGCAGTTCCTGGAGAAGTTCTCCTTTGTTTCAACACTGCCCAAAAAGATCAAGGAACTGGAGCTGATATGA
- a CDS encoding transporter substrate-binding domain-containing protein, with product MKKLLLPLLAVALLAGCDKKAEEPTKPAAAAVSALDKIKARDKLIVGVFTDKPPFGFVNEAGRYVGFDTDIGRQFAKDLLGDENKVEFVAVEPASRIPFLQSDKVDLILANMTVTPERKEAVDFTNPNLKVAVQALVPNNSPVKSLDDLATRTTIVTTGTTADIWLTKNHPDWKLLKFEKNSESLQALSAGRGDAYAQDNLVLFSWAKQNPGYRVLEQKLGDEAPIAPAVKKGNIELRDWVNAELAKLGEEKFLLKLYDQYVRKELSDDTKPESVIVEGGKWQG from the coding sequence ATGAAAAAGTTACTGCTGCCCCTGCTGGCCGTCGCGTTACTGGCCGGCTGCGACAAGAAGGCCGAAGAGCCCACCAAACCTGCCGCCGCCGCGGTGAGCGCGCTCGACAAGATCAAGGCACGCGACAAGCTGATCGTCGGCGTGTTCACCGACAAGCCGCCGTTCGGCTTCGTCAACGAGGCGGGCCGCTACGTCGGCTTCGATACCGACATCGGCCGCCAATTCGCCAAGGACCTGTTGGGCGATGAAAACAAAGTCGAGTTCGTTGCCGTGGAGCCGGCCAGCCGCATTCCGTTCCTGCAAAGCGACAAAGTCGACCTGATCCTGGCGAACATGACCGTGACACCTGAGCGCAAGGAAGCGGTGGACTTCACCAACCCCAACCTGAAAGTGGCGGTACAGGCGCTGGTGCCGAACAACAGCCCGGTCAAGAGTCTGGATGACCTGGCAACCCGCACCACCATCGTCACCACCGGCACCACCGCCGACATCTGGCTGACCAAGAACCACCCGGATTGGAAGCTGCTTAAGTTCGAGAAAAACTCCGAGTCGCTGCAAGCGCTGTCGGCCGGCCGTGGCGATGCCTACGCCCAGGACAACCTGGTGCTGTTCAGCTGGGCCAAGCAGAACCCCGGCTACCGCGTGCTGGAGCAGAAACTCGGCGATGAAGCACCGATTGCCCCGGCGGTGAAGAAGGGCAACATCGAATTGCGCGACTGGGTGAATGCGGAATTGGCCAAGTTGGGCGAGGAGAAGTTTCTGCTCAAGCTGTACGACCAGTATGTGCGCAAAGAACTGAGCGATGACACCAAGCCTGAGAGTGTGATTGTCGAAGGGGGCAAGTGGCAGGGCTGA
- a CDS encoding AAA family ATPase — protein sequence MLKTLAVANYRSINKLVVPLDRLNLVTGPNGSGKSNLYRALRLLAETAQGGVINALAREGGLDSTFWAGPQIISRRMHSGEVPIESSVRQGVKRLRLGFAAEDFSYAISLGLPEPSESFFSLDPEVKKECIWAGHVYRPASLLVQRSGPMVRAREGRSWDVLAQHTPNYHSLFDQVGNLRGSPEVLLLRESIRGWRFYDHFRSDVDAPVRQPQLGTRTPVLHHDGRDLAAALQTIREIGDPDALHRAVSDAFPGARLNIQPLQGARFAIEFYQEGLLRPLSAAELSDGTLRYLLLIAALLTPRPPTMMVLNEPETSLHPDLLPALARLIVQTSKHCQVWVVSHASRLIAALQQDEGCHSIVLEKVLGETRIVGQGMLDAPAWHWPE from the coding sequence ATGCTCAAGACCCTCGCGGTGGCCAATTACCGCTCGATCAATAAATTGGTGGTGCCCCTGGACCGACTGAACCTGGTCACCGGCCCCAATGGCAGCGGCAAATCCAACCTGTATCGCGCCCTGCGCCTGTTGGCCGAGACTGCCCAGGGCGGGGTGATCAATGCGCTGGCCCGCGAAGGCGGGCTGGACTCGACTTTCTGGGCCGGGCCGCAAATCATCAGTCGGCGCATGCACAGCGGTGAAGTGCCAATCGAATCCAGCGTGCGCCAGGGTGTCAAGCGCCTGCGCCTGGGGTTCGCCGCCGAAGACTTCAGCTACGCGATCTCCCTGGGTTTGCCGGAACCCAGCGAATCGTTTTTCAGCCTCGACCCAGAGGTGAAGAAGGAATGCATCTGGGCCGGGCACGTCTACCGCCCCGCCAGCCTGCTGGTGCAGCGTTCCGGGCCGATGGTGCGCGCTCGCGAAGGCCGGTCGTGGGATGTGCTGGCCCAGCACACGCCGAATTATCACAGTCTGTTCGACCAGGTCGGCAATTTGCGTGGCTCGCCGGAAGTCCTGCTGCTACGCGAGAGCATTCGTGGCTGGCGCTTTTATGATCACTTTCGCAGCGACGTGGACGCGCCCGTGCGCCAGCCCCAGTTGGGCACGCGCACGCCGGTGCTGCATCACGACGGGCGTGATCTGGCGGCGGCGCTGCAGACCATTCGCGAGATCGGCGACCCAGATGCCTTGCACCGCGCCGTCAGCGATGCGTTCCCTGGCGCGCGCTTGAATATCCAGCCGTTGCAAGGCGCACGCTTTGCCATCGAGTTCTATCAGGAAGGCTTGCTGCGGCCTTTGTCGGCGGCAGAGTTGTCGGACGGCACCTTGCGCTACCTGCTGCTGATCGCCGCGCTGCTGACGCCACGACCGCCGACCATGATGGTGCTGAACGAACCTGAAACCAGCCTGCATCCGGACCTGTTGCCCGCCTTGGCGCGCTTGATTGTCCAAACGTCGAAGCACTGCCAGGTGTGGGTGGTGTCCCATGCCAGCCGCTTGATTGCGGCTTTGCAGCAGGATGAGGGGTGTCATTCGATTGTGCTGGAAAAGGTGCTGGGGGAAACGCGGATTGTGGGCCAGGGCATGCTGGATGCGCCGGCGTGGCATTGGCCGGAATAG